One Urocitellus parryii isolate mUroPar1 chromosome 14, mUroPar1.hap1, whole genome shotgun sequence DNA segment encodes these proteins:
- the Defb108b gene encoding beta-defensin 108B yields MRTSILLFALLFFMSQVLPVRGRFKEICERPNGSCRNNCISTEVYVGRCLDGNPCCLPLGNQPGIRGTVPQDH; encoded by the exons atgaGGACCTCCATCCTCCTCTTTGCCCTTCTCTTCTTCATGAGCCAAGTTCTACCAG TCAGGGGCAGATTCAAGGAAATCTGTGAGCGACCCAACGGATCCTGCCGAAATAACTGCATCTCAACCGAGGTCTACGTGGGGAGGTGTTTGGACGGCAACCCGTGCTGCCTGCCTTTGGGGAACCAACCTGGAATCAGGGGCACCGTACCCCAGGATCACTAA